Proteins encoded in a region of the Montipora foliosa isolate CH-2021 unplaced genomic scaffold, ASM3666993v2 scaffold_448, whole genome shotgun sequence genome:
- the LOC137989247 gene encoding uncharacterized protein has product MINYAVLHFCPSPNKHVYMHDELLLCSWHLTMSEEGALSVRFREPKTFCEEEELVEKSVPSSTKYTNKWALSVFGEWQFSRTIKVPVLDPGGLFKEYDLHKVATVSTGIEEMDTLSLNYWLSKFVMEVAKKTGERYPAKTIYGIVCGIRRHLEDHDLR; this is encoded by the coding sequence ATGATAAATTATGCAGTGTTACATTTTTGCCCTTCACCGAATAAACACGTTTACATGCATGATGAATTGTTGTTGTGCAGTTGGCATCTGACCATGAGTGAAGAAGGGGCGTTGTCTGTAAGGTTTAGAGAGCCGAAAACCTTTTGCGAAGAAGAAGAGTTAGTGGAGAAATCTGTTCCCTCTTCAACAAAGTATACGAACAAGTGGGCCCTGTCAGTTTTTGGTGAATGGCAATTTTCTCGGACGATAAAAGTGCCCGTTTTAGACCCAGGAGGCCTTTTCAAGGAATATGACTTACATAAGGTCGCGACGGTCTCTACAGGTATCGAAGAAATGGACACGTTGAGTCTAAATTACTGGTTAAGCAAATTCGTTATGGAAGTAGCTAAGAAGACCGGCGAGAGATATCCTGCGAAAACTATTTACGGAATAGTTTGTGGTATCCGACGCCATCTGGAGGACCATGATCTCAGATGA